In Paenibacillus guangzhouensis, a single window of DNA contains:
- a CDS encoding PQQ-dependent sugar dehydrogenase, with protein MITRSKMMALILCFCMLLALLPTSGFAEAEVEVATVAGAVPNPWKQQNIGSPALPGSASYDPGVDQFTVSGAGTDIWGKSDQFNYLYQPWTGDGAIIALVSSQTNSHDFAKAGIMIRETLNANSKHVDLLLTPSNGFTFQYRAETGGTSQSVKIASTSPAWVKLERKGNVIKGYVSNNGLNWGDLGNLTLTMNASLYVGLAVTSHNGSSLVTATFDKVKVNATGDVFPPTEPTNLVANQVTDTTANISWTASLDDVGVIGYDLYKDNVLTQTNIKATTYTFTGLTPNTTYQFTVKAKDAAGNISNPSSPLIVKTTNQTDSQAPTAPTGLQSPSKTSSSVNLTWTASTDNVSVYAYDIYTNGTLAGNTPTTSFNVTGLSANSSYTFTVKARDLAGNSSAASTALSVKTNPASSEPYTPEIVANNLETPWAVDFASDGRIFFTERNSGRVRVIVNGKLKSTPVITLGSPFYYMPKSEGGLLGLVLDPNFTTNHYMYIYHSYKTSDNKVANQVVRLKENNNIATVDKVLITNLPGAVYHNGGRLKIGPDKKLYFSDGNYGNKDDTLTYLGGKIFRLNLDGTIPSDNPYASSPIYSRGHRNPQGLAWQPGTNRLFASEHGESSKDEINYIQPGNNYGWPKYEGGNQNQPGITPPLIYANGTTWAPSGMTFVTQGPWAGNLLVTNLKGKQIIRMIIGEQNGQPTIKSSDLTYLFVNKYGRIRDIVEAPDGSLYFVTSNNGDKNGDGTPDKLIRLVPNF; from the coding sequence ATGATTACACGAAGCAAAATGATGGCTTTGATTCTCTGCTTTTGTATGTTACTCGCTTTATTACCTACATCAGGCTTCGCCGAGGCAGAGGTTGAAGTCGCAACTGTGGCAGGTGCTGTACCGAATCCGTGGAAGCAACAAAATATCGGTTCTCCTGCATTACCAGGCAGCGCTTCTTACGATCCGGGGGTTGATCAATTTACCGTAAGCGGTGCTGGCACAGACATCTGGGGCAAATCGGATCAGTTCAATTATCTCTATCAGCCCTGGACGGGAGATGGCGCTATCATTGCCCTTGTCTCTTCTCAGACCAATTCACACGACTTTGCGAAGGCGGGAATCATGATAAGGGAAACGTTGAATGCCAATTCCAAACATGTCGATTTGCTATTGACGCCTTCCAACGGGTTCACATTCCAGTACCGGGCTGAGACGGGCGGAACATCTCAGAGTGTTAAAATTGCTTCGACGAGCCCGGCCTGGGTAAAACTTGAACGCAAAGGCAATGTGATCAAAGGATATGTATCCAACAACGGGTTGAATTGGGGCGATTTAGGCAACTTGACTCTTACGATGAACGCTTCATTGTATGTAGGATTGGCTGTCACGAGCCATAATGGTTCCAGCCTAGTCACGGCCACCTTTGACAAAGTAAAAGTCAATGCTACCGGTGATGTATTCCCACCTACAGAACCAACCAACTTGGTAGCAAACCAAGTAACGGATACCACTGCGAACATATCCTGGACTGCATCGCTGGATGATGTTGGCGTAATAGGCTATGATTTATACAAAGATAATGTCCTGACGCAAACGAATATCAAAGCTACGACCTATACCTTTACCGGATTAACGCCGAATACCACCTATCAATTCACGGTCAAAGCCAAAGATGCGGCAGGAAATATATCCAATCCCAGCAGCCCTCTCATCGTTAAAACGACAAACCAAACCGATTCGCAAGCCCCCACCGCTCCGACAGGACTTCAAAGTCCGAGCAAAACATCTTCATCAGTCAATCTAACCTGGACGGCATCAACAGATAACGTCAGCGTCTATGCGTACGACATTTATACAAATGGCACACTCGCTGGAAACACGCCTACGACATCTTTTAATGTAACAGGACTTTCAGCAAATAGCTCGTATACTTTCACCGTAAAAGCAAGGGACTTAGCAGGAAATAGTTCTGCAGCTAGCACTGCGTTGTCAGTTAAAACCAACCCCGCCTCTTCCGAACCTTACACGCCAGAGATTGTCGCTAACAACCTGGAAACACCATGGGCTGTTGATTTTGCATCGGATGGGCGGATTTTCTTCACCGAACGCAACAGCGGCAGAGTTCGTGTCATCGTGAACGGGAAGTTGAAATCCACGCCAGTCATTACGCTGGGCTCGCCTTTTTATTACATGCCTAAGAGCGAAGGCGGCTTATTGGGCCTGGTTCTCGATCCTAATTTCACCACCAATCATTATATGTATATCTACCATTCCTACAAAACATCAGACAACAAAGTTGCTAATCAGGTCGTTCGATTGAAAGAGAATAATAACATCGCTACAGTAGACAAAGTCCTTATAACGAATCTTCCTGGTGCGGTCTATCATAATGGCGGTCGGCTGAAAATAGGCCCAGACAAAAAGCTGTATTTCAGTGACGGTAATTACGGCAACAAAGACGATACCCTTACTTACCTTGGAGGGAAAATATTCCGTCTGAATTTGGACGGCACCATTCCGAGTGATAATCCGTATGCCTCCTCGCCAATTTATAGCCGTGGGCACCGGAATCCTCAAGGATTAGCATGGCAGCCTGGAACGAACCGTCTCTTTGCTTCGGAGCACGGTGAATCCTCTAAAGATGAGATTAACTACATTCAACCAGGTAACAATTACGGTTGGCCTAAATATGAGGGTGGGAACCAGAATCAACCTGGCATTACGCCTCCGCTCATTTATGCGAATGGCACGACCTGGGCGCCTTCGGGCATGACCTTTGTAACGCAAGGGCCATGGGCGGGAAATCTACTTGTGACCAATTTAAAAGGCAAACAGATCATTCGCATGATCATTGGAGAGCAGAACGGCCAACCTACGATCAAGAGCAGTGATCTAACTTACTTGTTCGTGAATAAATACGGTCGTATTCGCGACATTGTCGAAGCGCCAGACGGATCACTCTATTTCGTCACCAGTAACAATGGCGACAAAAACGGTGACGGCACCCCTGATAAACTTATTCGACTGGTACCTAACTTCTAG
- a CDS encoding carbohydrate ABC transporter permease — protein sequence MRRGREGAGASTLGKIFDVFNYTFLTVLTICTLYPLVYVLFASLSEPTLYMQHSGILWKPLHFNLNAYRLVFENPMIIRGYINTFIVLAGGLVLNMILTAFGAYALSRKGLRYRKQLMLFIVFTMFFNGGLIPLYFTVKGLGLTNTLWSLIIPQAISAFNLIIMRTAFEAVPDSLEESAKIDGANEFVILFRIMIPLCMPVMAVMLLYYGVSHWNSWFSAMIYVQDRSLYPLQLVLRELLLLNDASSMATGATGGDVAMIGETLKHATIIVATVPILFVYPFLQKYFVKGAMIGAIKG from the coding sequence ATGAGGCGAGGAAGAGAAGGAGCAGGAGCATCCACCCTCGGGAAGATCTTTGATGTCTTTAACTATACCTTTTTAACGGTATTAACGATTTGTACGCTGTATCCTTTGGTTTACGTGTTATTCGCTTCTTTAAGCGAGCCAACCTTATATATGCAGCATTCAGGGATTTTGTGGAAGCCGCTGCATTTCAACTTGAATGCCTATCGTCTGGTTTTCGAGAATCCGATGATCATTCGAGGATATATCAATACGTTTATCGTGCTTGCAGGCGGTCTTGTGCTGAATATGATTCTTACAGCCTTTGGGGCATATGCGTTATCTCGGAAAGGACTTCGGTACCGCAAGCAGCTCATGTTGTTTATCGTATTTACGATGTTTTTTAACGGGGGACTCATTCCTTTATATTTCACGGTAAAAGGGCTCGGGCTGACGAACACGTTATGGTCATTGATCATCCCGCAGGCGATATCGGCATTCAATCTGATCATTATGAGAACCGCTTTCGAAGCTGTGCCGGACAGCCTGGAAGAATCGGCGAAAATCGATGGGGCGAATGAGTTCGTGATCCTGTTCCGCATTATGATTCCGCTGTGCATGCCTGTCATGGCCGTCATGCTGTTGTATTACGGGGTCAGCCACTGGAATTCATGGTTTAGCGCGATGATCTATGTACAGGACCGTTCCCTTTACCCGCTTCAGCTCGTCTTACGTGAGTTGCTGCTGCTGAATGATGCCAGCTCGATGGCTACAGGCGCAACCGGCGGGGACGTCGCGATGATCGGTGAGACACTTAAACACGCGACTATTATCGTGGCGACCGTTCCGATTCTGTTCGTATACCCGTTTTTGCAAAAATATTTCGTCAAAGGTGCCATGATCGGTGCCATAAAAGGTTAA
- a CDS encoding VOC family protein: MLVPQLYLNGACSEAIELYKKAFRTETDSMMYDTQKDPEKFVIHAEMHILGTRLMLSDFGGTNESQAESTMEIVAIFENEEVLREAYQIINDNSKTITPIGPIFFSPCLVSFIDRFGVRWCFMV, from the coding sequence ATGTTAGTACCACAGCTTTATTTGAATGGCGCTTGTTCTGAAGCAATCGAACTTTATAAAAAAGCCTTTAGAACCGAAACAGATTCAATGATGTATGACACTCAAAAAGATCCTGAAAAATTCGTCATTCACGCTGAGATGCATATTCTTGGAACTAGGTTAATGCTCAGTGACTTTGGCGGGACAAATGAGTCCCAAGCTGAATCTACTATGGAAATTGTCGCAATTTTTGAAAACGAGGAAGTTTTAAGAGAGGCATATCAAATAATAAATGATAACAGCAAAACAATCACCCCAATAGGCCCAATTTTCTTCAGTCCATGTCTAGTCTCATTTATTGATAGGTTTGGCGTTAGATGGTGTTTTATGGTATAA
- a CDS encoding extracellular solute-binding protein, whose protein sequence is MNAVTFFPNLADTPFGKALADKTGVQVKYIHPNEQQTKEQFNLMIASDELPDTIEYDWTGRSAGSYPGGPEKAIKDGVILELNDIIDKYAPNLKKKLEEDKELDKMVKTDSGKYYVFPMIRNPAGLVFRGPMIRKDWLDDLNLPVPTTIDEWETTLKAFKEKKGAKAPLSVTYTGGNFEIRDAFIGAYHTSNTFYIGDEGKVKYGPVDPEYKEFLTLFRKWFAEGLFDKDFALTDSKALDNKMLTGQTGATVHQLSGGIGKWMDAMKKQDPKFKLVGAPYPSLNKGEIPFIGQRDFKYNPGASKAITTAAKNPELVAKWLDYAYSDEGAMLFNFGIEGESYTMENGTPVYTNQIKNNEKYTLQQMVSIYAKPNGPYEVDSRRNWNTYPEQDEAVKIWSNTEAEKHILPAFLTPTDEESKELGKIMTNVNNYKEEMFVKFIVGKEAIENYDQYVAQIKKLGIDRAVEIYQSALDRYNKR, encoded by the coding sequence ATGAATGCGGTTACATTTTTTCCGAATCTAGCCGATACGCCATTCGGCAAAGCGCTTGCTGATAAAACGGGCGTTCAAGTGAAGTACATCCATCCGAATGAGCAGCAGACCAAAGAACAATTCAATCTGATGATTGCTTCGGATGAGCTTCCAGATACGATCGAATACGACTGGACGGGACGAAGTGCGGGGTCTTATCCCGGAGGACCGGAGAAAGCAATCAAAGACGGGGTGATCTTGGAGCTGAATGACATCATTGACAAATATGCGCCGAACCTGAAGAAGAAGCTGGAAGAAGACAAGGAACTCGACAAAATGGTGAAAACGGACAGCGGCAAATATTATGTATTCCCGATGATCCGTAATCCAGCTGGGCTTGTATTCCGCGGTCCGATGATCCGCAAAGACTGGTTGGACGATTTGAATCTCCCTGTGCCAACGACGATTGATGAGTGGGAAACCACGTTAAAGGCGTTCAAGGAGAAAAAAGGCGCGAAAGCGCCGCTTAGCGTAACGTACACAGGCGGGAACTTTGAAATTCGTGATGCCTTTATCGGAGCGTATCATACGTCCAACACTTTTTATATTGGCGATGAAGGGAAAGTGAAATATGGTCCCGTGGATCCGGAGTATAAAGAATTCTTGACACTGTTCCGCAAATGGTTTGCGGAGGGCTTATTCGATAAGGACTTTGCCCTTACCGATTCGAAGGCACTGGACAACAAGATGTTGACAGGTCAGACCGGCGCAACGGTGCATCAACTCAGCGGCGGGATAGGCAAGTGGATGGATGCGATGAAGAAGCAGGATCCAAAGTTTAAACTCGTGGGTGCTCCATATCCATCGTTGAATAAAGGCGAGATTCCGTTTATTGGACAGCGGGATTTCAAATACAACCCGGGCGCCAGCAAAGCCATAACGACAGCCGCCAAAAATCCGGAGTTGGTTGCGAAGTGGCTGGATTACGCCTACAGCGATGAAGGTGCTATGCTGTTTAACTTTGGCATCGAAGGTGAGAGCTACACGATGGAGAACGGAACCCCTGTCTACACCAATCAGATTAAAAATAATGAAAAATATACCCTGCAGCAGATGGTATCGATCTACGCCAAGCCGAATGGTCCATACGAAGTAGATTCGCGCCGTAACTGGAACACATACCCCGAGCAGGATGAAGCCGTTAAGATTTGGTCCAATACCGAAGCAGAGAAGCATATATTACCGGCTTTCCTGACCCCGACGGATGAAGAAAGCAAGGAGCTCGGAAAAATCATGACGAACGTAAACAATTATAAGGAAGAGATGTTCGTGAAGTTCATCGTCGGTAAGGAAGCAATCGAAAACTACGATCAGTACGTTGCACAGATCAAGAAGCTGGGCATCGACCGGGCGGTCGAAATCTATCAGAGTGCATTGGATCGTTATAACAAGCGATAA
- a CDS encoding chondroitinase-B domain-containing protein has translation MTLDKLVVSGITASSSQPNTNFVPANVLDGIWGEDEVSQQSRWSASGQGEWLQFDLGEAQKVTHVKIAFLNARERLSSFDMTISDSPDFRSGMTVMHKQFSRQLQAEDSILQTYMIDNPVKARYLRLTGYGNNASGSSGKWNSIMEVELYTGTLPVTGEPNLPPADAGNVNEGDVEPPVLKHIKVQTAKELQQALDQAVSGTWIELQNGSYEQNGPFVIQKKNGSAAYPIRITAANPGKAVITGNSYMHIEDSSYVEVGGLKFQNGIGDEAGNQSLIERGLANRTLTGVHPGVQLQSASHISILGNTFALDETNQPYRFKVDNRSVWCLVNVEGSCRYGDSSYEPSAEVYNGPTPYEDNNLLTDNGTNRHYIRVEGKSSHNRIAYNDIGPKKGFGAVVIYDGEGHSGQSISQYDVIEYNHFHDIGPRVSNGLEAIRLGLSSLSLYSGHVTIQHNLFDGLNGEDEIISVKSSDNIIRYNTIRNSYGGIVSRHGNRNSFYGNFILGDGKTPGLSGFRIYGNDHKIFNNYMEGLTDKVIRLDGGTHDGGPEGGTNPTVRWGGDKEQTAVLNSLPEEERTELLRGHWRQYNVQIFHNTIVNVGDSTPAITLGGRTYQPVGTKIYNNLIFSNAGTIFNETTAMMKAPATERPEYKGNMVEGIASASNNPIVGGTVKKVDLRLVRGIDGLIRLSIYSPAIDAAVSPLFTLDDMDGQMRYSPDVGADEYHASGSKENRPLMTADVGPGALWK, from the coding sequence ATGACACTAGATAAACTGGTGGTAAGTGGCATCACGGCCAGCTCATCCCAGCCGAATACCAATTTCGTACCTGCCAATGTATTGGACGGGATCTGGGGAGAGGATGAGGTCAGCCAGCAAAGTCGCTGGTCGGCATCCGGACAGGGAGAATGGCTTCAATTCGATCTTGGGGAGGCACAGAAAGTAACCCATGTGAAAATCGCCTTTTTGAATGCAAGAGAACGACTTTCGAGCTTTGATATGACAATATCTGATTCACCCGATTTCAGATCGGGAATGACCGTAATGCACAAGCAGTTCAGTCGTCAGCTTCAGGCTGAAGACAGCATTCTGCAGACCTACATGATTGATAATCCGGTGAAGGCCAGATATTTGCGTCTTACCGGTTATGGTAATAATGCAAGCGGAAGCTCGGGCAAATGGAACAGCATCATGGAAGTAGAATTATATACGGGAACCCTGCCAGTGACGGGGGAGCCGAATCTCCCTCCTGCGGATGCAGGGAATGTCAACGAAGGCGATGTAGAACCTCCGGTACTTAAGCATATTAAAGTCCAGACTGCGAAGGAGCTGCAGCAGGCGCTGGACCAGGCGGTGAGCGGCACATGGATCGAACTTCAAAATGGAAGCTATGAACAAAACGGTCCATTTGTGATTCAGAAGAAGAACGGAAGTGCAGCTTATCCGATCCGCATTACGGCAGCAAATCCCGGCAAAGCGGTAATCACAGGCAACAGTTACATGCATATCGAAGATTCAAGTTACGTCGAGGTGGGCGGACTTAAGTTCCAGAACGGAATCGGGGATGAAGCAGGTAACCAGTCGCTGATTGAGCGAGGTCTTGCTAACCGGACGCTGACCGGTGTCCACCCAGGTGTGCAATTGCAGAGTGCCAGCCACATTTCTATTCTCGGCAATACGTTTGCTCTAGACGAGACCAACCAGCCGTATAGGTTCAAGGTGGATAACCGTTCCGTATGGTGCCTAGTGAATGTCGAAGGAAGCTGCCGGTACGGCGACAGCAGCTATGAACCGAGCGCCGAAGTGTACAACGGTCCTACGCCATATGAAGACAATAACTTGCTGACGGATAACGGGACGAACCGGCATTATATCCGGGTTGAAGGGAAGAGCAGCCATAATCGCATCGCTTATAACGACATTGGGCCGAAGAAGGGCTTTGGCGCGGTAGTGATTTATGACGGAGAGGGGCACAGCGGACAAAGCATCTCACAATACGATGTCATTGAATACAATCATTTCCATGATATCGGTCCGCGGGTCAGTAATGGTCTGGAGGCGATCCGACTTGGACTATCTAGTCTATCCCTGTATTCCGGCCATGTGACCATCCAGCATAATTTATTTGACGGGTTAAATGGGGAAGACGAAATTATTTCGGTGAAAAGCAGTGATAACATAATCCGTTATAATACGATACGCAACTCCTATGGTGGCATCGTATCACGACACGGCAACCGTAACAGCTTCTATGGCAATTTTATACTCGGAGACGGCAAAACACCGGGCCTCAGCGGTTTCCGCATCTATGGCAACGATCACAAAATCTTCAACAATTATATGGAGGGGCTAACCGATAAGGTTATTCGTCTTGACGGCGGTACGCATGACGGGGGGCCTGAAGGTGGAACGAATCCAACCGTACGGTGGGGAGGAGATAAGGAGCAAACCGCTGTGCTGAACAGTCTTCCAGAAGAGGAAAGAACAGAGCTCTTGCGTGGGCACTGGAGACAGTACAACGTCCAGATTTTCCACAATACGATTGTCAATGTAGGCGACAGCACTCCTGCGATCACGCTTGGCGGAAGAACCTATCAACCCGTAGGAACGAAAATATACAACAATCTAATCTTCAGCAATGCAGGCACGATCTTTAATGAAACCACTGCAATGATGAAAGCTCCGGCAACGGAAAGACCTGAATATAAAGGCAATATGGTTGAAGGAATTGCATCAGCTTCGAACAATCCCATTGTGGGCGGAACGGTCAAAAAAGTAGATCTGCGGTTGGTCCGCGGTATAGACGGATTAATCCGCTTGTCCATTTACAGTCCTGCCATTGATGCAGCCGTCAGCCCCTTGTTCACGCTGGATGACATGGATGGGCAGATGCGGTATTCGCCAGATGTGGGTGCCGATGAATATCATGCTAGCGGATCTAAGGAGAACCGCCCGCTTATGACTGCAGATGTGGGTCCTGGGGCTTTATGGAAGTGA
- a CDS encoding glycoside hydrolase family 88 protein yields MNTFATGSDPKRDEWWRQAQQKVDLLIAKGPELAPHAAKGGEYDGLTLDNWISGFWPGMLWIYYDITRDEKYRNAAWEWDVRIERLMLEENRFHHDVGFQFLPTSVLKYKLTGDPDGRRRGFAAANFLAGRFNLAGQYLRAWNKDLPGWAIIDCLMNLSILFWAAEESGDPRFTHIAKAHADMALKHMIRPDGSTCHIAVFDPASGDLQEYKGGQGYAPDSCWSRGNAWALYGMANTYRYTGDIKYLHASQQVAHYFIASLPEDHVPPWDFRVPNQEAEPRDTSAAAIAASGLLELAALTSPEVGTVYHQAAVRILTSLSEKYSAFRDTGHEGILYGATGHKPEGVNIHVSLIYGDYYYVEALAKLRGWSHRTF; encoded by the coding sequence ATGAATACGTTTGCGACTGGAAGTGATCCCAAACGCGATGAATGGTGGAGGCAGGCTCAGCAAAAAGTTGACCTCTTAATAGCCAAAGGACCAGAACTGGCTCCGCATGCCGCGAAGGGCGGGGAGTATGATGGATTGACGCTGGACAATTGGATTTCAGGTTTTTGGCCAGGGATGCTATGGATCTACTATGACATCACACGGGATGAGAAGTACCGGAACGCCGCATGGGAATGGGATGTCCGCATCGAGCGGCTGATGCTTGAAGAGAACCGTTTCCATCATGACGTCGGTTTTCAATTTCTGCCGACCTCCGTTCTGAAATATAAGCTAACTGGCGATCCAGACGGTAGACGGAGAGGGTTCGCAGCCGCCAACTTCCTAGCCGGACGCTTTAACTTAGCTGGACAATATCTACGGGCATGGAACAAGGATTTACCGGGCTGGGCAATCATTGACTGCCTCATGAATTTGTCTATTCTATTCTGGGCGGCAGAGGAGAGTGGTGATCCGCGGTTCACCCATATTGCCAAAGCGCATGCTGATATGGCGCTGAAGCATATGATTCGACCCGACGGATCCACATGCCATATCGCTGTGTTTGATCCTGCAAGCGGCGACCTGCAGGAATATAAAGGGGGGCAGGGATATGCACCGGATTCCTGCTGGTCAAGGGGGAATGCTTGGGCGTTGTACGGTATGGCGAATACGTACCGGTATACGGGAGATATCAAGTACCTGCATGCATCCCAGCAGGTTGCCCATTACTTTATAGCCTCTCTACCGGAGGATCATGTTCCGCCTTGGGACTTCCGTGTCCCGAACCAGGAAGCGGAGCCGCGAGATACTTCCGCTGCGGCAATAGCCGCATCTGGATTGCTCGAGCTTGCTGCCTTAACCTCTCCGGAAGTAGGGACCGTGTACCATCAAGCCGCTGTGCGCATCCTTACATCTTTATCCGAGAAATATTCAGCATTCCGTGACACTGGCCATGAAGGCATTCTGTACGGCGCGACAGGTCATAAGCCGGAGGGGGTTAATATCCACGTGTCCTTGATTTACGGGGATTATTATTATGTAGAGGCGCTGGCCAAACTTCGCGGCTGGTCCCATCGTACATTTTAG
- a CDS encoding ABC transporter permease: protein MAKHPSQVEHSTRLPYARTKTLGRWGLPKDIRKNPWLYIMLTPVLLYFTVFNYYPMYGALIAFKDFSPRLGIMGSPWVGWEHFESFFQGIYFWRIIKNTLLISIYELIFAFPAPLILALLLNEVRKTLFKRTVQTLTYMPHFISLVVVCGIIKEFTMSDGIINDLFSFFGWERVSMLLESEYFRTIFISSGIWQNIGWGTIIYLAALAGIDQEQYEAARMDGASRWKQMLHVTLPGILPTIIILFILEMGRIMNVGGEKIILLYNPSIYDTADVISSYVYRMGLQEFDYSFGSAVGLFNSAINFTLVICSNWLSRKMNNTSLW, encoded by the coding sequence ATGGCAAAACATCCGTCTCAAGTAGAGCATTCGACCCGGCTGCCTTATGCCCGTACCAAAACATTAGGCCGGTGGGGACTGCCGAAAGATATCCGGAAAAACCCCTGGTTGTATATCATGCTGACCCCCGTACTGTTGTACTTCACCGTATTCAACTACTATCCGATGTACGGGGCCCTGATTGCTTTTAAAGATTTTTCCCCGCGGCTCGGCATTATGGGCAGTCCATGGGTTGGTTGGGAGCATTTCGAGTCTTTTTTTCAAGGAATCTACTTCTGGCGCATTATCAAGAATACGCTGTTAATCAGCATTTATGAGCTTATTTTCGCTTTTCCCGCACCGCTGATTCTGGCCCTTTTGTTAAACGAAGTGAGGAAAACGTTGTTCAAGCGCACGGTGCAGACATTAACGTATATGCCCCATTTTATCTCGCTGGTTGTCGTATGCGGCATTATCAAAGAGTTTACGATGAGTGACGGGATCATTAACGATCTGTTTTCGTTTTTTGGCTGGGAGCGGGTATCGATGCTGCTTGAATCGGAATATTTCCGGACTATCTTTATCTCGTCGGGGATCTGGCAAAATATCGGGTGGGGAACCATCATTTATTTGGCAGCGTTGGCCGGTATTGACCAGGAACAGTACGAAGCAGCCCGAATGGACGGGGCAAGTCGCTGGAAGCAGATGCTACATGTGACTTTGCCGGGAATCCTACCCACAATTATCATCCTCTTCATCCTCGAGATGGGCAGAATTATGAATGTCGGAGGCGAGAAAATCATTCTACTCTATAATCCGTCCATCTACGATACGGCGGATGTGATCAGTTCTTATGTATACCGAATGGGACTGCAGGAATTCGATTACAGCTTCGGGTCAGCCGTGGGACTATTCAACTCTGCGATTAATTTTACGCTGGTCATATGCTCCAACTGGCTAAGCCGGAAGATGAACAATACAAGCTTGTGGTAG
- a CDS encoding RNA polymerase sigma factor, protein MEVENEQRLMDEIRQGNKDAFRTLVNPLIPKAYRTAYMMLQSKPLAEEAVQNALIELYSTIVSGKEINRLHGWFSRLLANRAIDIARKEQGNKIIVDIDGMEIQDAASTPLENLLKKEQSERLFESIITLELHQRIVVGLYYFQELKIEEIASLLDIKEGTVKSRLYHARLKLSAVLQQAQGQAKELTI, encoded by the coding sequence ATGGAAGTGGAGAATGAACAACGGCTAATGGACGAGATTAGGCAGGGGAATAAAGACGCTTTCCGGACATTGGTGAATCCGCTGATTCCGAAGGCTTATCGGACCGCATATATGATGCTGCAATCCAAGCCGTTGGCGGAGGAAGCGGTACAGAACGCACTAATTGAATTGTATTCGACGATCGTGAGCGGCAAAGAAATTAACAGACTTCATGGTTGGTTTAGTCGGTTGCTAGCTAACCGGGCGATTGATATCGCGAGGAAAGAGCAGGGTAATAAAATTATCGTTGATATCGATGGCATGGAGATTCAGGACGCAGCTTCTACACCGCTTGAAAATTTGCTCAAGAAGGAACAGTCGGAGCGGCTGTTCGAGTCGATCATTACACTGGAGCTGCATCAGCGGATCGTTGTCGGGTTGTATTATTTTCAGGAACTAAAGATTGAGGAGATCGCCAGTCTTCTAGACATAAAAGAAGGTACGGTCAAGTCCCGGCTATATCATGCCAGACTAAAACTCAGTGCTGTGCTTCAACAGGCACAAGGGCAGGCAAAGGAGCTGACGATATGA